A window from Drosophila kikkawai strain 14028-0561.14 chromosome 2L, DkikHiC1v2, whole genome shotgun sequence encodes these proteins:
- the Sytalpha gene encoding synaptotagmin-5 — protein MDIVIREEDISLAQIGVYASVSFLVVTAVGAALYTTCSKRYRLNWFEQNLLESANEKDEDQQSREALVGYNVDNLNEVPRGKFGAGNGGNLSPTSLRSEDNDPAFWVPASVTSSATAAIQQQVSNTTEESAPPTPTSPTGSLKSNTLSYCSTTSVPIARSDKHVVLAMHPSRPRVSSMNAKLDHTKIDMTLYRSHSQPKTINPVSVNEVRGNLHVSIGYDPVGGLLNVRLLEAQNLQPRQFSGTADPYAKVRLLPDKKNFWQTRIHKKTLNPVFDEQFVFEVAAGVIDKRTVEILLYDFDAYSRHVCIGGSKLHLANLDLSEQLNLWTPLSSASAQDMKVDLGDIMVSLAYLPSAERLMVVLIKARNLRIVDDARNSSDAYVKVTLLGPGGKKMKKRKTGVQRGTLNPVYNEALAFDVNKETLKNCVLEFTVVHDGLLGSSEILGRTLIGNSPEVRTEEKIFFEEIFRAKNATAQWVPLQEPATNLATTAKAATSKN, from the exons atggacATAGTCATACGCGAGGAGGACATTTCGCTGGCCCAGATTGGAGTCTATGCCTCGGTATCCTTTTTGGTGGTCACAGCGGTTGGGGCAGCCCTCTACACAACTTGTTCGAAGCGCTATCGCCTCAACTGGTTCGAGCAAAACCTCCTGGAGTCGGCCAACGAGAAGGATGAGGATCAACAGAG CCGGGAGGCATTGGTCGGCTATAATGTGGACAACCTAAACGAGGTGCCGCGTGGGAAATTCGGAGCTGGAAATGGCGGCAACCTGAGCCCCACCTCGCTGCGCAGCGAGGACAATGACCCGGCCTTTTGGGTACCGGCCTCGGTAACCTCCAGCGCCACGGCCGCCATCCAGCAACAGGTGTCTAACACCACCGAGGAATCGGCTCCGCCCACACCCACCTCGCCCACCGGAAGCCTAAAGTCGAATACATTGTCATACTGCTCCACGACCTCGGTACCCATAGCCAGATCCGATAAGCATGTTGTCCTGGCCATGCATCCCAGTCGGCCGAGGGTCTCCTCCATGAATGCCAAGTTGGATCACACGAAAATTGATATGACCCTTTACAGAAGC caCTCTCAGCCAAAGACCATAAATCCAGTTTCCGTGAATGAAGTCCGGGGCAACTTGCATGTGAGCATTGGTTATGATCCTGTAGGAGGATTGCTAAATGTGCGACTGCTTGAGGCCCAAAATTTGCAGCCAAGGCAATTCAGTGGCACGGCGGATCCCTATGCCAAGGTTCGATTGCTGCCCGATAAGAAGAACTTTTGGCAGACGCGTATACACAAGAAGACTTTGAATCCag TTTTCGATGAGCAATTTGTGTTCGAAGTCGCCGCCGGCGTAATTGACAAGCGAACTGTGGAGATTTTGCTGTACGACTTCGACGCCTATTCCCGCCATGTGTGCATCGGCGGAAGTAAATTGCATCTGGCCAACTTGGATCTGAGTGAGCAATTGAATCTGTGGACCCCCTTGAGCTCCGCCTCGGCCCAGGACATGAAGGTGGATCTGGGTGATATAATGGTTTCCCTGGCTTACTTGCCATCGGCAGAACGCTTGATGGTTGTCCTGATCAAGGCCCGAAATCTGCGTATTGTGGACGATGCCCGGAACTCCTCGGATGCGTATGTGAAAGTGACTCTATTAGGGCCAGGCGGCAAGAAAATGAAGAAACGCAAGACGGGTGTGCAAAGGGGCACCCTGAACCCGGTGTATAATGAAGCGCTGGCCTTTGACGTCAACAAGGAAACCCTTAAGAATTGCGTCCTAGAGTTCACGGTGGTCCACGATGGTTTATTGG GTTCCAGCGAGATTTTGGGTCGCACTTTGATTGGAAATTCACCGGAAGTACGGACTGAGGAGAAAATCTTTTTCGAGGAAATATTTCGAGCCAAAAACGCGACAGCCCAATGGGTTCCACTGCAGGAGCCGGCGACAAACTTGGCCACCACAGCCAAGGCAGCAACCAGCAAGAACTAG